In uncultured Desulfobacter sp., one DNA window encodes the following:
- a CDS encoding 4Fe-4S binding protein, with the protein MNTVELITKRVILNFPKFNAGQPIITKLIKEFDLEINIYRARVTPNKEGYIAIDITGEEALIEDGLAFIESLNVDINLTMNSLLWDQDRCVGCGNCVPHCPTGALHVRDDRSRQVAFHRDQCIECLSCVDNCPFGACVSIF; encoded by the coding sequence ATGAATACAGTGGAGCTGATTACAAAACGAGTTATATTGAACTTTCCCAAATTCAATGCCGGGCAGCCAATCATTACCAAACTCATTAAAGAATTTGATCTTGAAATAAACATATACAGAGCCAGGGTTACGCCCAATAAAGAGGGATATATCGCCATAGATATCACTGGTGAAGAAGCATTGATTGAGGATGGCTTGGCATTCATAGAGTCTTTAAATGTTGATATCAATCTGACAATGAACAGTCTTTTATGGGATCAAGACAGATGTGTTGGGTGTGGTAATTGTGTGCCGCATTGCCCAACCGGTGCGCTTCATGTGAGGGATGACAGATCCCGGCAGGTTGCTTTTCACAGAGATCAGTGCATTGAATGCCTTAGTTGCGTAGACAATTGTCCTTTTGGCGCATGTGTATCGATATTTTAA
- a CDS encoding homocysteine biosynthesis protein, giving the protein MKTYEEINRKIESGEAVVLTADEIIDYVDQEGLDKAAAEVDVVTTATFGTMCSSGCFLNFGHSKPKMRMTEVWIDDVMAYAGVAAVDAYLGATQLRHNDPANMYYPGDFRYGGGHVIEKLVAGEKVQLFALSYGTDEYPLKEIRTYFTIDDLNQAIMTNPRNCYQNYNVAVNCSDKTIYTYLGELKPNMANLTYSSAGQLSPLLNDPLYRTIGVGTSVWLAGAHGHVYAEGTQHASDCLRGENDVPMEGAGTLALTGNMKEMDSEFVRGVSLKGYGASLALGVGIPIPILDKDILRNCTVRDSEIFAEVIDYSSTYPERGGDIVGRVSYADLRSGEVELDGKTVATGSMSSYSKALKISELLKEEIKRGDFLLSKPFQKLPANQGMTPLDVKAQGEKR; this is encoded by the coding sequence ATGAAAACATACGAAGAAATCAACCGCAAAATAGAATCAGGAGAGGCAGTCGTCCTCACGGCGGACGAAATTATAGATTATGTAGATCAAGAGGGTTTGGATAAAGCCGCAGCGGAAGTTGATGTTGTCACAACGGCAACCTTTGGCACCATGTGCTCTTCGGGGTGTTTTTTAAACTTCGGCCATTCTAAACCTAAAATGCGGATGACTGAAGTCTGGATTGATGATGTTATGGCTTATGCAGGGGTCGCCGCAGTAGATGCATACCTTGGGGCAACGCAATTAAGGCATAATGATCCTGCAAATATGTACTATCCAGGCGATTTTAGATATGGCGGCGGGCATGTGATAGAAAAGCTTGTGGCCGGAGAAAAAGTCCAATTGTTTGCCTTGTCATACGGCACCGATGAATATCCGTTAAAAGAGATTCGGACCTATTTTACAATTGACGATCTTAATCAAGCCATCATGACCAACCCGAGAAACTGTTACCAGAACTACAATGTGGCAGTGAATTGTTCTGATAAAACGATTTATACCTATCTGGGTGAATTAAAGCCGAATATGGCAAATCTTACCTACTCTTCTGCCGGGCAGCTTTCACCTTTGTTGAATGACCCTTTATATAGAACGATTGGAGTAGGGACCAGCGTCTGGCTTGCGGGCGCCCATGGGCATGTCTATGCCGAAGGCACTCAGCATGCATCTGACTGTCTCCGGGGGGAGAACGATGTCCCCATGGAGGGTGCCGGAACCCTTGCGCTGACCGGAAACATGAAAGAGATGGACAGTGAGTTCGTCCGCGGTGTCAGTTTAAAGGGATACGGTGCGTCGCTGGCTTTGGGGGTCGGTATTCCCATACCCATATTGGATAAAGATATTCTCCGGAACTGCACAGTGCGTGACAGCGAAATATTTGCTGAAGTCATAGACTATTCATCAACATACCCTGAGCGGGGCGGTGATATTGTTGGAAGAGTCTCATATGCGGATTTAAGAAGTGGAGAAGTTGAGTTGGACGGTAAGACCGTGGCAACAGGGTCGATGTCTTCATATTCCAAGGCACTGAAAATATCTGAGCTTCTTAAAGAAGAGATTAAAAGGGGAGACTTTCTGCTAAGCAAGCCTTTTCAGAAACTGCCTGCTAACCAGGGAATGACCCCGCTTGACGTAAAAGCCCAAGGAGAAAAAAGATGA
- a CDS encoding CHC2 zinc finger domain-containing protein: MAGSRYTRQRLFTLRNHIPMNRVLEALSIPVSGQGKEYRFCCPVCNQFNTGINPKTNLARCFSCQKNYNTIDLVMVTKGCGFIDSVAYLETLKSDIPFQETKSAYPAKIVRQNKMVPISDIFKSLAPPESSSKRENQTIVELQKRITNLERFVKTLCEKIALIERS; encoded by the coding sequence ATGGCAGGTTCCCGTTATACCCGACAGAGACTGTTTACACTTCGTAATCACATCCCCATGAACAGGGTGCTTGAGGCCTTGTCTATCCCTGTATCCGGCCAGGGAAAAGAATACCGTTTCTGTTGCCCTGTCTGCAATCAATTTAATACCGGCATCAATCCAAAAACAAATCTGGCCCGATGCTTTTCCTGCCAAAAAAATTACAATACCATTGATCTTGTGATGGTAACCAAAGGCTGTGGGTTTATTGATAGTGTCGCATATCTTGAGACATTAAAGTCGGACATCCCGTTCCAAGAAACAAAATCAGCTTATCCCGCAAAAATCGTCAGGCAAAACAAAATGGTCCCCATCAGTGACATTTTTAAATCCCTGGCACCACCCGAATCTTCTTCAAAACGTGAAAATCAAACCATCGTCGAACTCCAAAAACGGATCACTAACCTGGAACGGTTCGTCAAAACTCTCTGCGAAAAAATAGCTTTAATAGAACGATCTTAG
- a CDS encoding PAS domain S-box protein yields the protein MLNIKADTTTTTELQRGIPIIGALLGALMLNSLSYGQKIIAGYDPYIWKAYIVPSFFGLIFGFFHGRYINKLKSSSSALKTSEGKYHAIADFTFDWEYWRDVNGDLIYVSPSCEKISGYQAHEFLQDPSLFFSLVHPDDLEDVKQNLTHMTESTDTRKLNFRIIDRSGKTHWIQHNCLSVYDSNGNWLGRRGNNHDFTALKAAEEASLNHAERFRIFFEATNDAIFVHPFKKNGFKPFIEVNPIACQRYGYSRDEFLKLTVADITEEAFSPKNETINTPSQLLESQHQVFETAHITKTGEKIPVETNRNILEQSGELFIISVVRDISDRKQAEAEKEKLQSQLQQSQKMEAIGTLAGGIAHDFNNILTGILGYAELLQMDLNEKASSKEYLQGIVNAGNRASELVHQILTFSRQAEHKTLPFTFLIVVKEALNLIRSTIPASIEIKKDINSKAKIMADPTQIHQVIMNLCTNAYQSMNGLDGVLSVRVFDTEIKETNASPGKYIVLEVEDTGVGMNQEALMRIFDPYFTTKDFGL from the coding sequence ATGTTAAACATAAAAGCTGACACGACAACAACGACAGAACTTCAACGTGGGATCCCAATTATCGGGGCTCTATTAGGTGCACTCATGCTTAACTCTTTGTCGTATGGGCAGAAAATAATTGCAGGATATGACCCATACATATGGAAAGCATATATTGTTCCCTCTTTTTTCGGACTCATTTTCGGCTTTTTTCACGGCAGATATATAAATAAACTAAAAAGCTCTTCAAGCGCACTAAAAACAAGTGAAGGAAAATACCACGCCATAGCGGACTTTACCTTTGATTGGGAATATTGGCGTGATGTAAATGGTGATCTTATTTATGTATCACCGTCTTGCGAAAAAATAAGCGGCTACCAGGCACATGAGTTTTTACAGGACCCATCACTATTTTTTTCTCTGGTACACCCCGATGATCTTGAAGATGTAAAACAGAACCTGACACATATGACCGAGTCAACAGACACACGCAAGCTTAATTTCCGCATTATAGACCGTAGTGGGAAAACACATTGGATACAGCACAACTGCTTATCGGTGTATGACAGTAACGGCAACTGGCTTGGACGCCGTGGGAACAACCATGATTTTACCGCGCTAAAGGCAGCCGAAGAAGCATCGCTCAATCATGCCGAGCGATTTCGAATTTTTTTCGAAGCCACCAACGACGCAATATTTGTTCATCCCTTTAAAAAAAATGGTTTTAAACCGTTCATTGAAGTCAATCCCATTGCCTGTCAACGCTATGGTTATTCAAGGGACGAGTTCCTTAAGCTTACTGTTGCCGATATCACAGAGGAAGCCTTTTCCCCAAAAAATGAGACCATCAACACCCCAAGTCAACTTCTTGAATCACAACATCAAGTTTTCGAAACCGCGCACATCACAAAGACAGGCGAAAAAATTCCTGTCGAAACAAATCGTAACATCTTAGAACAGAGCGGTGAGCTGTTTATCATTTCAGTTGTGCGCGATATTTCAGACCGTAAACAGGCTGAAGCAGAAAAAGAAAAATTACAATCCCAGCTCCAGCAAAGTCAGAAGATGGAAGCGATCGGCACATTGGCAGGCGGCATTGCCCATGATTTCAACAATATTCTTACGGGCATTTTGGGATATGCCGAATTGCTGCAAATGGACCTGAATGAGAAAGCGTCGTCCAAAGAATATCTCCAAGGAATCGTTAACGCCGGCAACCGAGCTTCCGAGTTGGTTCATCAAATACTGACCTTCAGCAGACAAGCTGAACATAAGACACTTCCCTTCACTTTTTTAATTGTTGTGAAAGAGGCCCTAAACCTGATTCGATCAACGATACCTGCCTCAATTGAAATCAAAAAAGATATTAATTCAAAAGCTAAAATAATGGCTGATCCCACACAAATTCATCAAGTGATTATGAATCTGTGCACCAACGCATATCAATCGATGAACGGTTTAGACGGGGTATTGTCCGTCAGAGTATTTGATACTGAAATAAAAGAAACCAATGCATCCCCGGGAAAATATATCGTACTGGAGGTAGAAGATACGGGGGTCGGCATGAACCAAGAAGCCCTGATGCGAATATTTGACCCTTATTTTACAACCAAGGACTTCGGGCTATAG
- a CDS encoding YheU family protein — protein sequence MGRRLYKGQGPFFGRAPPQTIAQVLAQLRSGKAVIVFDQETDSATILSRVKI from the coding sequence TTGGGGCGAAGACTATATAAAGGACAAGGTCCATTTTTCGGAAGGGCTCCCCCTCAGACTATTGCCCAAGTGCTGGCCCAACTCCGGTCCGGCAAGGCCGTTATCGTTTTTGACCAGGAAACGGATTCCGCTACTATTTTGAGCCGTGTTAAAATTTGA
- a CDS encoding DUF6880 family protein translates to MTDSRKQKLINLGPHALADALLNFAVHSDEADDLIEQLIATPKENVQRFKKKLSGLKHSKRFIDWQGAASFARELEMLLQDLKSGVDDPLTGIELVAAFYETDNTIFEMCDDSSGNIGDIFRYDAKELFVDYASRCKDKDKVADIILKVNQKDNYGIRDTLIDCAGLCLPEDIIRTMITTLQQWANKEKDEYGKRHHLMLIESLARQIKDAKLFEKTRIASWGKLSTAALIDIARVYLESTDVETAHSWLKKIPEGETFQAYERDKLLEEIYHKQGDSEKLTKLLYQKYRSHHSTDTLQALLDVIGHDKRDDTINDEVEQILKTDRLRESDAKFLIAVGKIDAAEEYLLGRADQLDGNYYGSLLSLAEAMESENRHLVTSLIYRSLLVSILERGYTKAYPHGIRYLKKLDKLAASVANWKEFNHHEAFKEKIIQAHGRKRSFWSKYEVKK, encoded by the coding sequence ATGACTGATTCCCGCAAACAAAAACTGATCAATCTGGGACCGCACGCCCTTGCAGATGCCTTATTGAATTTTGCAGTCCATTCCGATGAGGCTGATGACCTGATTGAACAGCTGATTGCCACCCCAAAGGAAAATGTTCAACGCTTTAAGAAGAAGCTTTCCGGCCTGAAACATTCAAAGCGCTTTATTGACTGGCAGGGAGCCGCCAGTTTTGCCCGAGAACTGGAAATGCTGCTGCAGGATTTAAAATCCGGTGTGGATGATCCGCTCACCGGCATTGAACTTGTTGCGGCATTTTACGAGACTGACAATACCATTTTTGAGATGTGCGATGACTCCAGCGGAAATATTGGAGATATTTTTCGCTATGATGCTAAAGAACTGTTTGTGGACTATGCCTCACGCTGTAAAGACAAGGACAAAGTTGCGGACATCATTCTTAAGGTAAATCAAAAGGACAATTACGGCATCCGGGACACTTTGATTGATTGTGCAGGGTTGTGCCTGCCTGAGGATATTATCCGAACGATGATTACAACGCTTCAGCAATGGGCAAACAAAGAAAAAGATGAATACGGCAAACGTCATCACCTGATGCTGATCGAATCACTGGCCCGCCAGATCAAGGATGCAAAGCTGTTTGAGAAGACGCGCATCGCTTCATGGGGAAAGCTGTCCACAGCGGCACTGATTGATATTGCCCGGGTATACCTTGAAAGCACAGATGTTGAAACCGCCCATTCCTGGCTGAAGAAAATCCCGGAAGGTGAAACCTTTCAAGCATACGAGCGGGATAAGCTTCTTGAGGAGATCTACCATAAGCAGGGTGATTCTGAAAAGCTGACAAAACTTCTGTACCAGAAATACAGATCCCATCATTCCACTGACACTTTGCAGGCGCTTCTGGATGTCATCGGTCATGACAAACGGGATGATACTATCAATGATGAAGTTGAGCAAATCCTGAAAACCGACAGGCTACGGGAATCTGATGCCAAATTCCTGATTGCAGTCGGGAAGATAGATGCCGCCGAAGAATATCTTCTGGGGCGTGCCGACCAGCTTGATGGCAACTATTACGGCAGTCTGCTTTCTCTGGCAGAAGCGATGGAGTCAGAAAATCGCCATCTTGTTACTAGCCTGATATACCGCAGTCTGCTTGTCTCAATTCTGGAACGTGGGTACACCAAGGCCTACCCCCATGGCATTCGGTATCTGAAAAAGTTGGATAAACTGGCGGCAAGCGTCGCCAACTGGAAAGAATTTAATCATCACGAAGCTTTCAAAGAGAAGATCATTCAGGCTCATGGCCGAAAACGAAGCTTCTGGTCAAAATATGAGGTGAAGAAATGA
- a CDS encoding plasmid pRiA4b ORF-3 family protein, with protein MNERFYLLKIQLLDIEPAIWRRFVVPASITLDRFHDVIQIVMGWTDSHLHQFTIGSKRYTEYPESKEEGLVCGRYRLGNLIKQKGRTFRYLYDFGDSWEHELVLEESRYFNPELRTELACFEGERACPPEDVGGVPGYFEFCNALKDPSHEEHEGYMEWSGGDYDSDRFDSGSINWELMKYLRGYTMDDERLKNDYTGVFEILQRGLWQNINFLNTEFNTRTIINSIDDQRQL; from the coding sequence ATGAACGAACGATTTTATCTGCTGAAAATACAACTACTTGATATCGAACCGGCAATCTGGCGTCGTTTTGTAGTGCCCGCCAGCATTACGCTGGACCGGTTCCACGATGTTATCCAGATTGTTATGGGTTGGACCGACAGCCATCTGCACCAATTCACCATCGGTAGTAAACGATACACGGAATACCCGGAATCGAAAGAAGAGGGGCTGGTCTGCGGCAGATACCGTCTTGGAAATCTGATCAAGCAGAAAGGCCGTACCTTTCGTTATCTGTATGATTTCGGGGATAGCTGGGAGCATGAACTGGTTCTGGAGGAAAGCCGCTATTTCAATCCGGAACTGAGAACGGAGCTGGCCTGTTTTGAAGGCGAGCGGGCCTGCCCTCCTGAAGATGTAGGCGGCGTACCCGGCTACTTTGAATTCTGCAACGCCCTGAAGGACCCGAGCCATGAAGAGCACGAAGGTTACATGGAATGGTCCGGTGGCGATTACGACAGTGATCGGTTTGATTCTGGTTCTATCAATTGGGAGTTGATGAAATACCTCCGGGGGTATACCATGGATGATGAACGTCTGAAGAATGACTATACCGGCGTATTTGAAATTTTGCAGCGAGGACTATGGCAAAATATAAATTTTCTGAATACCGAATTCAACACCCGGACTATTATTAATAGTATAGATGATCAGCGTCAATTATAA
- a CDS encoding methyl-accepting chemotaxis protein — protein MKRIRFKNLSLFKKIFSIACLSGLVLLVIVTFFIIPVIQKEMIQERETALENVVDTVVSLIKDYEKQVGQGKITREQAKSEAKNLIQAIRYGKYSEEYLFVLHEKDTSMVIHPMQPELNGESMTQTKDAKGIFLFRDMVKLARENSGGFLTYYWPKPGSNEPVPKLSHVKAYKSWGWVIGSGIYMDDVMAAVNNVKWNIYMAILVMMVISLGLTLYIAGIIVKPIKQSVLFAEHVAQGDLTRQLSIEQEDEVGSLVDALNRMVSSLGNMFSDFSEKTDSISACSTELSAISEQMSSSSKHIAGNCSHILGIAEQTADGMTTTAAATEQTTVSVQAIVSASEEMSATIAEIAGNMAQGNRTTAKAVNTAKEVSNKIKNLNKAANEISQITETISDISEQTNLLALNATIEAARAGEAGKGFTVVAAEIKELARQTAQATDEISAKITGIQSTTRESVSYITFITAIINDINQIVSTVAGAMEEQSATTKEISFNVSQAAQGMKEANEHINNAAQNAEHVKEDISENSQATEEMSTSSEQVKASASELSQMAVRLDQMVGQFKF, from the coding sequence ATGAAACGAATTCGATTCAAGAACCTCAGCCTTTTTAAGAAAATTTTCAGTATCGCCTGTCTGTCCGGTTTGGTGCTTCTCGTGATTGTCACCTTTTTCATTATTCCTGTGATCCAAAAAGAAATGATCCAAGAGCGTGAAACCGCTTTGGAAAATGTCGTGGATACCGTTGTCAGCCTGATTAAGGATTATGAAAAACAGGTCGGCCAGGGAAAAATAACCCGGGAACAGGCAAAGTCTGAAGCTAAAAATCTCATCCAGGCGATAAGGTACGGAAAATATTCCGAGGAATATCTTTTCGTCCTCCATGAAAAAGATACCAGTATGGTAATTCATCCCATGCAACCGGAGTTGAACGGAGAATCCATGACTCAAACTAAAGATGCCAAGGGAATATTTCTGTTTAGGGATATGGTTAAACTGGCCCGGGAAAATTCCGGCGGTTTCTTAACTTATTACTGGCCTAAACCCGGTTCAAATGAACCGGTCCCCAAGCTTTCCCATGTAAAGGCATATAAATCCTGGGGATGGGTCATCGGGTCCGGAATTTACATGGACGATGTCATGGCTGCCGTCAACAATGTCAAATGGAATATTTACATGGCCATTTTGGTCATGATGGTTATTTCTCTGGGATTGACACTGTATATTGCTGGAATTATAGTGAAACCGATTAAACAAAGTGTGTTGTTTGCCGAACATGTGGCACAGGGAGATTTAACCCGTCAACTTTCCATCGAACAGGAAGATGAGGTTGGGAGCCTGGTCGATGCGCTGAACCGGATGGTCTCAAGCCTGGGCAACATGTTTTCAGATTTTTCTGAAAAAACAGATTCCATTTCTGCCTGTTCAACCGAATTATCCGCCATATCCGAACAGATGTCTTCCAGTTCCAAACATATAGCCGGTAATTGCTCGCATATTCTGGGAATAGCGGAACAAACCGCCGATGGCATGACAACGACGGCAGCCGCCACAGAGCAGACGACCGTCAGTGTTCAGGCCATCGTATCCGCCTCGGAAGAGATGTCGGCCACCATTGCCGAAATCGCTGGCAACATGGCCCAAGGAAATCGCACCACAGCTAAGGCCGTTAATACAGCAAAAGAAGTGTCCAACAAAATAAAAAATTTAAATAAGGCGGCAAATGAGATCAGTCAAATCACAGAGACCATCTCAGATATCTCTGAGCAAACAAATCTTTTGGCCCTGAATGCCACAATTGAAGCCGCCCGGGCAGGTGAAGCCGGCAAAGGGTTTACCGTGGTGGCGGCGGAAATTAAAGAGCTGGCCAGACAAACCGCCCAGGCTACGGATGAGATTAGTGCAAAAATCACAGGAATTCAGTCCACAACCCGGGAATCCGTATCGTATATTACATTTATTACGGCCATTATTAACGATATTAACCAAATCGTTTCCACCGTCGCTGGTGCCATGGAAGAGCAATCAGCCACGACAAAAGAAATTTCATTCAACGTCAGCCAGGCAGCCCAGGGAATGAAAGAGGCAAACGAACATATTAACAATGCCGCCCAAAACGCAGAGCATGTCAAAGAGGATATTTCCGAGAATTCTCAAGCTACGGAAGAAATGAGTACATCAAGCGAACAAGTAAAAGCCAGTGCATCTGAACTTTCCCAAATGGCAGTGCGTCTCGACCAGATGGTTGGGCAGTTCAAATTTTAA
- the istB gene encoding IS21-like element helper ATPase IstB, with the protein MDEQFTQMLKYLRLSGLLSNWDRYLSIAQKGNYSHTRLLEYVVEQEYNLKKENARKMRITRARIPEKYVIETFPFDRQPQLNKKKILNMYDGFDYVEKCRNLIFMGPTGTGKTGLATAFLTHAIDRGYNGRFIAFAELVEQLYQSVADHTEAHVIKKFAATDCLLIDELGYVEVEPVQVGLFFTLMSRRHQKKTTLITSNLGFSQWSSFLKNDHLTAALIDRLTENSHVINMRNCVSLRSKLGTI; encoded by the coding sequence ATGGATGAACAATTTACACAGATGCTCAAGTATCTTAGGCTTTCCGGTCTTCTGTCGAACTGGGACCGTTATCTTTCCATCGCTCAGAAGGGCAATTACTCCCATACGCGCCTGCTCGAATATGTCGTCGAGCAGGAGTATAATCTCAAAAAGGAAAACGCCAGAAAAATGCGGATTACTCGTGCCAGGATCCCGGAAAAATACGTGATCGAGACCTTTCCTTTTGATCGGCAGCCGCAGCTGAACAAAAAGAAGATCCTGAACATGTACGATGGGTTCGATTACGTGGAAAAATGCCGTAATCTGATTTTTATGGGGCCGACCGGCACCGGGAAAACCGGGCTTGCAACCGCTTTCCTCACCCATGCCATTGATCGGGGATACAACGGACGATTTATCGCGTTTGCTGAACTGGTCGAACAACTCTACCAGTCGGTTGCCGATCACACGGAAGCCCACGTTATTAAAAAATTTGCCGCAACCGATTGTCTTTTAATCGACGAGTTGGGATATGTTGAGGTTGAGCCGGTGCAGGTCGGTCTGTTTTTTACCCTGATGAGCAGGCGTCATCAGAAAAAGACCACGCTGATTACATCAAATCTTGGCTTCTCTCAATGGTCGTCTTTTTTGAAAAACGACCATCTGACCGCTGCCCTGATCGACCGGTTGACGGAAAACAGCCATGTGATCAACATGAGAAACTGTGTAAGTCTGAGATCAAAGTTGGGAACAATATAA
- a CDS encoding ATP-binding protein: protein MALFIDEVQDIDQFETALRSLQAGGGIDIFATGSNAKLLSGELATYLSGRYVEIKVYGLTYNEFLTFHGLEQGLDSLQTYLKFGGLPYLKHLSLDDSIVFDYLRNVSDAIILKDIVARYDIRNVAFLQRLCRFLADNVGSLVTARKISTYLKSQQIKISHNLVIDYLSYLSSAQLVLQARRYDIAGKKIFENGEKYYFEDLGIRHAMVGFNTSDINKIIENVIFTHLKTAGYEVTVGQIGKKETDFVCEKQGERLYIQAAYMIPDDKVRDREFGSLLAIPDNHPKKVVTMDPVIGGTYKGIEHVHLEKFLLSL, encoded by the coding sequence TTGGCACTTTTTATTGATGAGGTGCAGGATATTGATCAATTCGAAACCGCCCTGCGCAGCCTTCAGGCCGGTGGTGGCATTGATATCTTTGCCACCGGCAGTAATGCCAAACTTCTTTCCGGAGAGCTGGCCACCTATCTATCCGGCCGGTACGTTGAAATAAAGGTATATGGGCTGACCTATAATGAGTTTTTAACTTTTCACGGGCTTGAGCAAGGGCTGGATAGCCTGCAAACCTATCTGAAATTTGGCGGACTTCCCTACCTAAAACATCTGTCTTTAGACGATTCAATTGTTTTTGATTATCTGAGAAACGTTTCAGATGCCATTATCCTCAAAGACATTGTTGCCAGGTACGACATCCGGAATGTTGCCTTTCTGCAGCGGTTATGCCGTTTCCTCGCAGATAACGTCGGCTCCCTGGTCACGGCGCGAAAAATCAGCACCTACCTGAAATCCCAGCAGATCAAAATCTCCCACAACCTGGTCATTGACTACCTGTCATATCTTTCCAGCGCCCAGCTTGTACTTCAGGCAAGACGGTATGACATTGCTGGCAAAAAAATTTTTGAAAATGGAGAAAAATACTATTTTGAGGATCTTGGCATCCGTCATGCAATGGTTGGGTTCAACACCTCAGACATCAATAAAATTATTGAAAATGTAATTTTCACCCACTTGAAAACAGCCGGATATGAAGTCACCGTTGGACAAATTGGAAAAAAGGAAACCGATTTTGTCTGTGAAAAGCAAGGGGAACGCCTGTACATACAGGCTGCTTACATGATTCCGGATGACAAGGTTCGGGATCGTGAATTCGGCAGTCTTCTTGCTATTCCAGACAACCATCCTAAAAAAGTGGTGACCATGGACCCGGTTATCGGCGGCACATATAAAGGCATTGAGCATGTCCATCTTGAAAAGTTTCTGCTTTCTCTATAA